In candidate division WOR-3 bacterium, a single window of DNA contains:
- the ybeY gene encoding rRNA maturation RNase YbeY, whose product MFNLNFFKTTKRKIPLKKKDKLNLEKILKREIKKENSDIKEINIVMVGRERIKRINKNFLGKNKKTDCISFNLGEIGEIYICSDFVKNKKDFLKLIIHSFYHIMGYDHKNNHERIKMEEREKRLLNKLI is encoded by the coding sequence TTGTTTAATCTTAATTTTTTTAAAACAACAAAAAGGAAGATACCTCTTAAGAAAAAGGATAAATTAAATTTAGAAAAAATTTTAAAAAGGGAAATAAAAAAAGAAAATTCAGATATTAAAGAAATTAACATAGTGATGGTTGGAAGAGAAAGAATAAAAAGAATTAATAAAAATTTTTTAGGGAAAAATAAAAAAACAGATTGTATTTCCTTTAACCTTGGAGAAATCGGCGAAATCTATATATGCTCTGATTTTGTAAAAAATAAAAAAGATTTTCTTAAACTAATAATTCATAGTTTTTATCATATAATGGGATATGATCATAAAAATAACCATGAGAGAATAAAAATGGAAGAAAGAGAAAAAAGGCTTTTAAATAAGTTAATATGA
- a CDS encoding CNNM domain-containing protein has product MIILINLILLILSLFLSFLASGTETAFFTLSEEKALRYPFKKEKKKIIEKILLYPGVIIITIVGTNTLSNTLSSSIFSSITFEVLKLNKDMLIIIDTILFGFIIFIFFETLPKNIALKYPFKFLIYGYPFYRIVIYPFTFVAERIKIRDKKIKVKNFHFLHELELILFTGDVKEILSESEKSLFIKIIEMIELKAKDFKKIENVKEDYLKIDENDTLFYVLKKLLKEKKEFALIDSEGKKEFISKKDLISYVFEDI; this is encoded by the coding sequence ATGATAATACTTATTAATTTAATTCTTCTGATCTTATCCCTTTTTCTTTCCTTTCTTGCATCAGGAACAGAGACAGCATTTTTCACTTTATCAGAGGAAAAAGCTTTAAGATATCCTTTTAAAAAGGAAAAGAAGAAGATAATTGAAAAAATTCTTCTTTATCCAGGAGTTATTATAATTACTATTGTTGGAACTAATACATTAAGCAATACTCTTTCTTCATCAATCTTTTCGAGTATAACCTTTGAAGTTTTAAAATTAAATAAAGATATGCTTATAATAATAGATACAATACTCTTTGGTTTTATTATTTTTATCTTTTTTGAAACTCTTCCAAAGAATATTGCTTTAAAATATCCTTTTAAATTTTTAATATACGGATATCCCTTTTACAGAATAGTGATTTATCCTTTTACTTTTGTTGCAGAGAGAATAAAAATAAGAGATAAGAAAATTAAAGTAAAAAATTTTCATTTTTTACATGAACTTGAGCTTATTCTTTTTACAGGTGATGTAAAGGAAATTTTAAGTGAATCGGAAAAAAGCCTTTTTATAAAGATTATAGAGATGATAGAATTGAAGGCAAAGGATTTTAAAAAAATTGAAAATGTTAAAGAAGATTATTTAAAAATAGACGAAAATGATACACTTTTTTATGTCTTAAAAAAATTGCTGAAGGAAAAAAAGGAATTTGCCCTTATTGATTCAGAGGGAAAAAAGGAGTTTATATCAAAAAAGGATTTAATTTCTTATGTTTTTGAAGATATATAA
- a CDS encoding phosphatidylglycerophosphatase A, with amino-acid sequence MFLKIYNKFSLNFLTLLTFLFFVSVIPLNTGSTFKRIDIFYHFLFFFLFSIFCDKREEKIFILFVPLSVEILQFFLPYRDASLDDIISDYLGIISGFLTFKFFLKNSFNRFVFLGSFFYLGKVLPTMKGTISSLIALIFLYFLKPSYIFVSFLIIFFYLLHFILRDYLRDKDPDFFTIDEVAGVLPVFYLKRDIFLYLIYFLIFRFFDIKKILFIRKVERIKNFNGVFLDDFISAFYALILTLLISPLIRLK; translated from the coding sequence ATGTTTTTGAAGATATATAATAAATTTAGTTTAAATTTTTTAACACTTTTAACTTTTTTATTTTTTGTAAGTGTTATACCCTTAAATACAGGCTCAACCTTTAAAAGAATTGATATATTTTATCACTTTTTATTTTTTTTTCTTTTTTCAATTTTTTGTGATAAAAGAGAGGAAAAAATTTTTATTCTCTTTGTTCCCCTTTCAGTTGAAATTTTACAATTTTTTTTACCTTACAGAGATGCAAGCTTAGATGATATTATATCTGATTACCTTGGCATAATATCAGGTTTTTTAACTTTTAAATTTTTTTTAAAGAATTCTTTTAATAGATTTGTATTTTTAGGTTCTTTTTTTTATCTTGGGAAAGTTTTACCTACGATGAAGGGAACTATTTCAAGTTTAATTGCCCTGATTTTTCTCTATTTTTTGAAACCTTCTTATATTTTTGTATCTTTTTTAATAATCTTTTTTTATCTTTTACATTTTATTTTGAGAGATTATTTAAGGGATAAGGATCCTGATTTTTTTACGATTGACGAGGTTGCTGGAGTTTTACCTGTTTTTTATTTAAAGAGGGATATTTTTTTGTATTTAATTTATTTTTTAATTTTTAGATTTTTTGATATCAAAAAGATTCTATTTATAAGAAAAGTTGAGAGAATAAAAAATTTTAATGGAGTTTTTCTTGATGATTTTATAAGCGCCTTTTATGCTTTGATTTTAACCCTGTTGATTTCTCCTTTAATAAGATTGAAATAG